Proteins co-encoded in one Oreochromis aureus strain Israel breed Guangdong linkage group 3, ZZ_aureus, whole genome shotgun sequence genomic window:
- the LOC116334639 gene encoding uncharacterized protein LOC116334639 isoform X1 has protein sequence MMTTSSRMWCFLLFTVILPIVPTLTEVVSSVSDCNEFLLDAKPPEIPDILNGNNILDQNRYKPICQTYRNSKKFLTLYDIENRIPVFSAYKYTGETTQKRPETPWMIEPQLEDRDTNNMRDEKYLNQACDYDYKDNKDYNRGHLFPACHAKDPNDKISTFTFTNIVPQAITFNSGSWERMETCIKCVLKNYCFNNNNVLEGFVVTGSVPSGDNKLKNRVNIPSILWSAFCCYNRNNKKWLASAHWGDNTAESEPIFMKTKTLNELYQELGIKVFPETSCPLSETVADYYKALPKTCQCLLPPLHTSASPTTSATAFPTISTTATTKITTNTIPRITAPQTYCSIRPYIQFLGHLTKSGLRGCFDLCGNRFEALSSVRTMSRETMQCYRLCRRFFSGVFTGIHHDY, from the exons ATGATGACTACATCTTCAAGGATGTGGTGTTTCCTGCTCTTCACTGTCATCCTGCCCATCGTTcccacactgacagaggtggTGTCTTCAGTGTCGGACTGTAATGAGTTCCTTCTTGATGCAAAGCCACCAGAGATCCCAGACATCTTGAACGGCAACAACATCCTGGACCAGAACAGATACAAACCCATCTGCCAGACCTACAGAAACAGCAAAAAATTTCTTACCCTCTATGACATTGAGAACAggattccagtgttttctgccTATAAGTACACAGGAGAGACTACACAGAAAAGACCCGAAACACCTTGGATGATAGAGCCACAG CTAGAAGACAGAGACACCAACAACATGAGGGATGAGAAATACCTAAATCAGGCCTGTGACTATGATTATAAAGATAACAAAGATTATAACAGAGGCCATCTATTTCCAGCTTGTCATGCAAAAGACCCCAATGATAAAATCTCAACATTCACCTTTACAAACATTGTGCCACAAGCCATTACTTTCAACAGCGGCAGCTGGGAGAGAATGGAGACATGCATCAAATGTGTGCTAAAAAACTACTGCTTCAACAATAATAATGTCCTTGAAGGATTTGTAGTGACTGGATCAGTGCCTAGCGGGGacaataaactcaaaaacagGGTCAACATACCATCCATACTTTGGTCAGCATTCTGCTGTTATAATCGCAATAACAAAAAGTGGTTAGCGAGTGCCCACTGGGGCGACAACACTGCAGAATCTGAGCCTATATTTATGAAGACAAAAACTTTGAATGAACTTTATCAAGAACTGGGAATCAAGGTGTTTCCTGAAACTTCATGTCCTCTCAGTGAAACTGTTGCTGACTATTACAAAGCTCTTCCTAAAACATGCCAATGCCTACTCCCACCTTTACATACATCTGCCTCTCCCACTACATCAGCTACTGCTTTCCCCACTATCTCTACAACTGCAACCACCAAGATAACAACAAACACTATTCCCAGAATTACTGCACCCCAAACATACTGTAGCATCCGTCCTTACATCCAGTTTCTTGGCCATTTAACCAAATCAGGGTTGCGGGGGTGCTTTGACTTATGTGGAAACAGGTTTGAGGCACTGTCCTCAGTGAGGACAATGTCTCGTGAGACAATGCAGTGCTATCGCCTATGTCGCCGGTTTTTCTCTGGCGTTTTCACAGGAATCCATCATGACTATTAA
- the LOC116334639 gene encoding endonuclease domain-containing 1 protein-like isoform X2 has protein sequence MMTTSSRMWCFLLFTVILPIVPTLTEVVSSVSDCNEFLLDAKPPEIPDILNGNNILDQNRYKPICQTYRNSKKFLTLYDIENRIPVFSAYKYTGETTQKRPETPWMIEPQLEDRDTNNMRDEKYLNQACDYDYKDNKDYNRGHLFPACHAKDPNDKISTFTFTNIVPQAITFNSGRICSDWISA, from the exons ATGATGACTACATCTTCAAGGATGTGGTGTTTCCTGCTCTTCACTGTCATCCTGCCCATCGTTcccacactgacagaggtggTGTCTTCAGTGTCGGACTGTAATGAGTTCCTTCTTGATGCAAAGCCACCAGAGATCCCAGACATCTTGAACGGCAACAACATCCTGGACCAGAACAGATACAAACCCATCTGCCAGACCTACAGAAACAGCAAAAAATTTCTTACCCTCTATGACATTGAGAACAggattccagtgttttctgccTATAAGTACACAGGAGAGACTACACAGAAAAGACCCGAAACACCTTGGATGATAGAGCCACAG CTAGAAGACAGAGACACCAACAACATGAGGGATGAGAAATACCTAAATCAGGCCTGTGACTATGATTATAAAGATAACAAAGATTATAACAGAGGCCATCTATTTCCAGCTTGTCATGCAAAAGACCCCAATGATAAAATCTCAACATTCACCTTTACAAACATTGTGCCACAAGCCATTACTTTCAACAGCGG AAGGATTTGTAGTGACTGGATCAGTGCCTAG